The DNA segment TGCGACGATCCGTGCGACCGACGCCAACCTGTCGATCGACGCCGGCACGCTCGGCACACTGACGCTTGAATATCCACAGTTGATCGGCGCCGACAACCAGGCCACCAAGCCGAGCGCGGCCAAGGCGGCGGGTGACGCGGTGTCGTTGACCTATGCGGGCGGCGCGACGATCGATGTCACGGTCGCCAATGACGGCACGATCGCGTTCAAGCTCGCAAATTTGCCGGACAACGTGAAGTCGTTCTCCACGACGATGCTGCTCCGCCAGGCTAGCGTACAAGGGGGCACGTATCAGCTCGGCACTGGCGAGGCAAAATCTTTTCCGGTTGAGAAGCCTGACCGGCCGCACCTGTTTCAGGGCCAGTCCAAGGGGATCGTGTTGACCAGCGCGGACGGCAAGACGTTGAGCGTCGCGGCGCCGCGATCGTATTCGTACAACCAATTGATGGACAACCGGGAATGGGGTGGGTCCGTTTTTGCGTGGCGCGTCTCGACGCCGATCGACCCGCGAAACCTGACCTACAATATGAAGGTCGCCGACGGCCCGCTCGCCGACGCGCCTGCGCCTGCCGCCGCCCCCGCCCCCGCCGCCGAAGCTCCGAAGCCTGCGGCACCGGTGGCTGCAAAACCGTTCGAGCTAACCGAAAAGGGATTGCAGTTCGGCGCGGGCACGATCGGCACGTTCACGATCGAGTATCCACAGCTGTTGGGCGAAGATCGTAAGGTGGCTCGGAAGGTGATCGAGAAGAAGATCGACGGCAACAAGGCGGTCGTGCGCTACGAGGGGGGCGCGCGGGTGGACGTTGAGCTGCAGGGCACCGAACTGCTGCTGAAGTTTGCCGACGTCCCCGCCGACGTGAAAAGTTACAACTGTACCACGCTGCTCCCGTTCTCCCTGGCAACCGGTGGCCGGTGGCAGATGAACGACGGATCGGAAACGCCCTTCCCCGCCGAGAAGCAGGAAAGCCCGCACTTGTTCCAAGGCCAGGCGACGCGCGTGACCATCACGAACTTCGAGGACAAGACGATGTCGATCGTCGTCCCCGACCACAGCTACGTGCAGTTGACCGACAACCGCCATTGGAATTGGAAGGTCTTCGCGATCCGGTTCGGTACGCCGTATAACGCGAACTGGGGCACGCAGCGGATCGCGGTCAACTTCGATCAGGCCACGGTCGCAGCGCCGACGGTGAAGAAGCTCGTCGATAAGTTCGGCCAATCGACGCTCGTGGATTTTCCCGACAAGGTCACGAACGTCGACGAGCTGAAGGCCGACGTGGCCGACGAGGCGGAGTACTACGCCAACCTGCAACCGCCCGCGTTCGACATCTATGGCGGTCTGGCGGGCAGTGGCGAACAATTGGGCTTCAGGAAGACCGGCTACTTCCACGTCGAGCAGAAGGACGGCAAGTGGTACATGGTCAACCCGGCCGGCAACGCGTTCTACGCGCTGGGCATTTGCTCGTACTCGCCGGTGGACGACTACACGTACACGCAGGGCCGCGAGGGAATCTACGAGTGGCTCCCGTCGCCCGACGGCGAGTTCGCCAGCGCGTATCGCCCGTCGTCGCCGGGCGTCTTCTCGTATCATCTGGCCAACCAGTTCCGCAAGTACGGCAAGCCGTTCGACCACGAGGAGTACGCCACGCGCATGCTCGAGCGATTCCGCAAGTGGGGCTTTAACACGGTCGGCCCCTTCGCCTCGCCGCGCGAGGCGCTGAAGTCCGCCAACTTCCCGTACGTCATCACGCTGAACTACGGCGCTTGGCCAGGCCTGCCTGACATTCCGGGCGTGCACCGCGCGTGGGACCCGTTCGACGAAGCCAACCGCGCCGCGGTCGAGTCCGCATTCGCTAAGACCGTGCCCGCGCGGGCCGAGGACCCGTTGCTGATCGGCTACTACCTCGTCAACGAACCGCTGTACGAAGACCTGCCGCGGGCGATCCCGCGACTGGACGGTACCAAGCACGCGGCCAAGCGCAAACTCGTCGAGACTCTGCAGTCGAAGTACGAGACGATCGACGCCTTCAACGCCGCTTGGGGCATGACGGCCAAGAGTTTCGATGATTTGATCGCTTCGGGCCTTCCCGTCACCACCGCTGCGGCGGCCGCGGACGTGCAGGCGTACATGGACCTGTTCTTCGAGACCTACTACGCGCTCGTCGCCGACACGTTTCGCAAGCACGACAAGAACCACATGCTGATCGGCAATCGCTTTCAGGCCGGCACGATCAACAACGAAAGCCTGCTGCGCATCGCGGGCAAATACCTGGACGTCATCTCGTTCAACTACTACACCTACGCGGTCGATAAGGACTTCCTGAAGCGGATCCACACCTGGTCCGGCGGCAAGCCGCTCATGCTGACCGAGTTTTACTACAACTCGCCCAAGTCGTCCGGCCTGCCTGGCGGCGGCAAGGACGTGGACAACCAGGAAGACCGCGGCCTCGCCTACCGCAACTACGTCGAGCAAACGGCCTCGCTTGGGTTCGTCGTCGGCGCGACGTGGTTCACCCACGTCGATCAAGCGCTAACCGGGCGTTGGTTCTCGAAGTACAACGGTGAGAACGGGAACTCCGGGCTGATCGCCGTCACCGACCGCCCGTGGAAGCCGATGCTCGCCCACATGATGCAGACGAACTACGGCATCTACGACCTGATTCTGGGCAAGCGCGAGGCGTTCGCTTGGGACGACGCGCGGTTCACAATGTCGGCTGCCAATAAGCGGTTGACCATCCCGCGCGCCGTCGGTGAGGTGAAGATGGACGGCACCGCCGCCGGGTTCCCCGGCACGCCGGCCGAGCAGATCTCTGGCCAGCGGCTGGTGAATGGCAGCGACGCGAATGGCCTTGAGGCGGCGTTCAAACTCTGCTGGGACGACGACAACCTCTACCTGCTCGCCAACATCAGCGACCCGACGCCAATGCGGAACGATCGAACCGGCGACCGCCTCTGGAGCGGTGACGCTGTCGAACTATTTCTGGGGCACGACGCCGTCGGCGAGGGCGGCGCCATGCGGTTCAACGACCAGCAGATCCTGCTCGGGGCCGGCGTGACCGATGGCGAAGCGAAGTGGCACTTTGCCAAGGCGGCGGTGCAGCCGACGGGCGTCCGGCTCGTCGTCACGCCGAACGTCGACGGCAAGGGCTACACGCTCCAGGCCGCCCTGCCGTTCGACGCGCTCGGGTTCAAGCCGACCGTCGGTCGAGAGGTTCGCTTCGACATCGGCATCGACGACAGCGCCGACGGCACCGAGCGGCACCGGCAGCTGATGTGGAACGGTACCGCTCGCAACTCGTCCGACCGCGGCGGTTGGGGACAGGCGATGTTCAATCAGTAGGCCAGTCGGCCGCGCGCCCGGCGAGCGCCGTTCGCCGTCAATCGTCGCTCCCGCGTAGCGAGTGGTTCTATGCCCCAGCGTATCGTCTTCACCGCCAAGCAAACGGTTGCGGCGCAGCGATGGCGAATTTTCCCAACAGCGGTTCATCAACGTCGCGTGGCAGGTGGGCCTTGGGCTGGCCATCATACGGCAGTTGGTAGAACTGCACGGCGGCACCGTCCGGGCCCACAGTGCTGGCGAGGGCAACGGAGCGACGTTCACCGTGATGCTGCCGCACCTGCGGCCCCGGCAGATGACCGGCGGGTTGGGCAGAGCGGGCACGGCGAGCACGCGCCCCGGCAAGCTCGACCCGGCCCCGATGCTCGCCGGCGTGCGGGTACGGTTGGTAGAGGACGACCCGAGCATGCTCTCGGCCGTCCAGTTGCTGCTCCGAAAGAGCGGGGCCGAGGCCACGGGGGTCGGATCGGCACGGGAAGCTTTGGCCGTGTTCAACGAGTCGCTTTCGACGAACCGGCCGTTTGACGTGCTTACGAGCGATCTGGGCATGCCGGGCATGGACGGGTACGGACTGATCCGCGAGGTCCGCCGGATCGAGCGGGAGCGGGGCTTCTCCCGAGGTATTCCGGCCGTCGCCCTCAGCGCTTACGCGCGGGAGGAGGACCGGGCTAAGTCCACCGTAGCAGGCTTCCAAATGCACGTGTCCAAGCCTGTGGAACCCGCCGAGTTGGTCACCATGGTCGCCAGCCTCGCCGGTCGAGCATGAGGCTCGCATTGCACGGCAGCAACGTTTGCCCGCCCTCCTTCTGTACCCGCCGGCTTTTTTGCGCAGCTAGCGGTAGAGGCCGATCAGCCTGAAGGCGTTTCAATGTCGCCCTCACCGCGGCTTTTCATACCACTCCTGGCGTCGCTTGCGCTGACGCTCGCGGAGCGCGATGAGTTGTTCGGCCAGCCGCGCGTCCCGTTGTAGCTCTGGGTCGGCAGAATCGAGCGCCGTTCGGAGCAGGTTGTGATCGGTCGCCGCTAAGCGGATCGCCGCGGCGATTGCATACTGTCGGAGCACGTTCCGATCGTCCTTTAGATGCGCCGTCACCTGATTGGGATCTTGCGCCGCATCGCTGCGAAACCGCATGTAAGCCACCTTGGACGTCTCGCTCTAACAGTGCCTGCGCCGCGTCCAAATGCGCGTCGGTGGCCCTAGGATCTTCGAACTTTCTCGGTTGATGAGTCCCTGGCGGGCACTGTCTGAACGAGCGTCGGATGATCCTGGTGTCACAGCAGCTCAACGTGCTTTGGCTCGATGTCGTCGCCGACCGCCATGCGCGTTGCGCGGAATCGGACGTAGCGGGCGGTGACATCGCATGGGACGATCTGCGGGGCCGCATTGGCCATCACGTTC comes from the Tepidisphaeraceae bacterium genome and includes:
- a CDS encoding sugar-binding protein; amino-acid sequence: MKFPTHMLRFVMTAVLAFPAMAGAATIRATDANLSIDAGTLGTLTLEYPQLIGADNQATKPSAAKAAGDAVSLTYAGGATIDVTVANDGTIAFKLANLPDNVKSFSTTMLLRQASVQGGTYQLGTGEAKSFPVEKPDRPHLFQGQSKGIVLTSADGKTLSVAAPRSYSYNQLMDNREWGGSVFAWRVSTPIDPRNLTYNMKVADGPLADAPAPAAAPAPAAEAPKPAAPVAAKPFELTEKGLQFGAGTIGTFTIEYPQLLGEDRKVARKVIEKKIDGNKAVVRYEGGARVDVELQGTELLLKFADVPADVKSYNCTTLLPFSLATGGRWQMNDGSETPFPAEKQESPHLFQGQATRVTITNFEDKTMSIVVPDHSYVQLTDNRHWNWKVFAIRFGTPYNANWGTQRIAVNFDQATVAAPTVKKLVDKFGQSTLVDFPDKVTNVDELKADVADEAEYYANLQPPAFDIYGGLAGSGEQLGFRKTGYFHVEQKDGKWYMVNPAGNAFYALGICSYSPVDDYTYTQGREGIYEWLPSPDGEFASAYRPSSPGVFSYHLANQFRKYGKPFDHEEYATRMLERFRKWGFNTVGPFASPREALKSANFPYVITLNYGAWPGLPDIPGVHRAWDPFDEANRAAVESAFAKTVPARAEDPLLIGYYLVNEPLYEDLPRAIPRLDGTKHAAKRKLVETLQSKYETIDAFNAAWGMTAKSFDDLIASGLPVTTAAAAADVQAYMDLFFETYYALVADTFRKHDKNHMLIGNRFQAGTINNESLLRIAGKYLDVISFNYYTYAVDKDFLKRIHTWSGGKPLMLTEFYYNSPKSSGLPGGGKDVDNQEDRGLAYRNYVEQTASLGFVVGATWFTHVDQALTGRWFSKYNGENGNSGLIAVTDRPWKPMLAHMMQTNYGIYDLILGKREAFAWDDARFTMSAANKRLTIPRAVGEVKMDGTAAGFPGTPAEQISGQRLVNGSDANGLEAAFKLCWDDDNLYLLANISDPTPMRNDRTGDRLWSGDAVELFLGHDAVGEGGAMRFNDQQILLGAGVTDGEAKWHFAKAAVQPTGVRLVVTPNVDGKGYTLQAALPFDALGFKPTVGREVRFDIGIDDSADGTERHRQLMWNGTARNSSDRGGWGQAMFNQ
- a CDS encoding response regulator; this translates as MRRSDGEFSQQRFINVAWQVGLGLAIIRQLVELHGGTVRAHSAGEGNGATFTVMLPHLRPRQMTGGLGRAGTASTRPGKLDPAPMLAGVRVRLVEDDPSMLSAVQLLLRKSGAEATGVGSAREALAVFNESLSTNRPFDVLTSDLGMPGMDGYGLIREVRRIERERGFSRGIPAVALSAYAREEDRAKSTVAGFQMHVSKPVEPAELVTMVASLAGRA